A stretch of DNA from Bacillus sp. NP157:
GAACTCCTGCGCGAATGGGGGCGGAACGCCTCGAAACGCGGCTGCGAACTGGTCGTGGACTGGCAGGAGCTGGATCGCCGGGTGGAAGGCAACCGCCAGGCCGCCTAGCGACTTTGTAGGAGCGCGCCTGCGCGCGAATGGGTTCGCGGCACCACCCATTCGCGCGCAGGCGCGCTCCTACATTTCTGCCTTGGTTTTGTGTTTGTACTTGCACAGGTCGGCAATCGCGCAGGTCGGGCATTCCGGCTTGCGTGCCTTGCACACGTAGCGGCCGTGCAGGATCAGCCAGTGGTGGGCGTCCTGGATGAATTCCTTCGGGATGACCTTTTCCAGCTTGTCTTCGACCTTGCGGACGTCGGCGCCGGGGGCGAGGCCGGTGCGGTTGGCGACGCGGAAAATGTGCGTGTCCACGGCGATCGTGGGCTGGCCGAAGGCGGTGTTGAGCACGACGTTCGCCGTCTTGCGACCGACGCCCGGCAGCGACTCCAGCGCTTCGCGTGACTCGGGCACCTCGCCGCCGTACTGGTCGACGAGGATCTGGCTCATGGCGATGAGGTTCTTCGCCTTGTTGTTATAAAGACCGATGGTGCTGATGTAGGTCTTCAGCTTCTCAAGGCCCAGGTCGAGGATCTTCCGCGGCGTGTTCGCCACCGGGAACAGCTTGCGCGTGGCCTTGTTCACGCCGACGTCGGTCGACTGCGCGGACAGCGCCACCGCCGCGAGCAGTTCGAACGGCGTGGTGTATTCCAGTTCGGTCTTCGGGTGCGGGTTGAGCTCGCGCAGCCGCGTGAACAGGTCGACGATGTCGGCCTTCTTCATGGCCCATCCTTTTTCTTGGCCCTGGCCCGCGCCAGTGCGTCGAGCACGGCATTGCGTGCCTTGGGCGTGGCGACATCGCGCTTGCTGGCGGCCAGCTGTTCTTCGCGCACGCTGCGTTCGCGCGCCAGCCGCGCTTCGCGACGCTGGAAGCGCAGCCGCGCGCTGTCGGCATGCGCGCGGTCGTCGGCCTGGGCGAGCGGCATCGGATCCAGCGTGATGCAGTCCACCGGGCACGCCGGCACGCACAGCTCGCAACCGGTGCACAGGTCGCTCAGCACGGTATGCATGACCTTGGCGGCACCGAGGATCGCGTCCACAGGGCAGGCCTGGATGCACTTGGTGCAGCCGATGCAGTCGGCCTCGATGACTCGGGCCAGCGTGCGTGGCTTTTCCACGCCGCGCGAGGTATCCAGCGGAACGACCGGCTGGTCGAGCAGCGCGGCCAGCCGTTCGATGCCCAGCGCGCCGCCGGGCGGGCAGCGATTGATGGGGGCATCACCACCGGCGATGGCCACCGCGTACGGGCGGCAGCCATGGAATCCGCACTGCTCGCATTGGGTCTGCGGCAGCAGGTCGTCGATGCGGTCGGCAAGCGTTGGCGTCATGGCTGGCGCAAGGCCGAGGCGGTTTAGCGGACGGTGGCGCCCGGCGCCGCGCCCTGGTCGGCGTCCAGCAGGAACAGGTCCGCGCCACCGTCACCGGCGGAGAGGATCATTCCCTCGGACAGGCCAAAGCGCATCTTGCGCGGGGCGAGGTTGGCGATGAACACCACGTTGCGACCGACCAGCGTCTCCGGCTCGGCGTAGGCCGCGCGGATGCCGGAGAAGATCTGGCGCTTGCCCAGCGGACCGGCGTCCAGTTCGAAGCGCAGCAGCTTGTCCGAACCCTCGACGAACTCGCAGGCCAGCACCTTGCCCACGCGCAGGTCGAGTTTGGCGAAGTCGTCGATGCCGATCGTCGGGGTGGCCGTCGTGGCGGATTCGGTCGGGGCGTTGGCGTCGGTCATGGCTTTGGGTGCTTCTTTGGGCTTGGTTTTCTTGCCTTCCGCCACGGCCGCTTCGCGGGCCTGCTCGGCGGGGCTCAGGGATTCCTTCGACGCGTCGACCATGGCCTCGATTTTCTTCGGATCCAGGCGGCTGAACAGCGGCGAGAAGGCATTGACGGTGTGGCCGAACAGCTCGCGACGGGCGTCGGCGAACGTGGCGATCGGCGCGCCAAGGAACGCTTCGGCGGCGGCGACGGTCACCGGGATGATCGGCTTGAGCAGGCCCGAGAGCAGGCGGAACGCGTTCAGCGCGAAGGTGCAGACCTGCTGCAGCTCGTCGCGGCGCGCGTCGTCCTTCGCGATGACCCACGGCGCCTTCGCCGCGATGTAGCCGTTCACGCTGTCGGACATGGCGACGAAGCGACGGGTCGCCTCGGCGTATTCGTCGGCTTCGTAGAGGCCTTCGATGCCTTCGTACTGGGCGAGCAGGCCCTGCCACAGCGCGGTGGCCTCGTCGTCGAAACGATCGGCCAGCTTGCCGGCGAAATGGGTGTGCACGAAGCCCGCGGTGCGGCTGGCGATGTTCGCCCACTTGCCGACCAGGTGCGAGTTGACCCGCTCCTCGAACGACTTCAGGTCGAGGTCCACGTCCACCGGCGTCGGGCCGAGCATGGTCGCGAAGTAATAACGAAGCGCTTCCGGATCCAGCCCGGCATCGAGGAACGTGCGCGCCTGGATGAAGGTGCCGCGCGACTTGGACATCTTCGCGCCGTTCACCGTCAGGTAGCCGTTGACGTGCAGGGCAGTCGGCACGCGCAGGTTCGCGCCATGCAGCATCGCCGGCCAGAACAGACCGTGGAAGTTGATGATGTCCTTGCCGATGAAGTGGTGCATCTCGGCCGTGCTGTCGGCACCGAGGAAATCATCGAAGGCCAGGCCCTTGCGCTCGCACAACGCCTTGAACGAGGCGAGGTAGCCCACGGGCGCGTCCAGCCACACGTAGAAGAACTTGCCCGGCGCATCGGGGATCGGGAAGCCGAAGTAGGGCGCGTCGCGGGAGATATCCCAGTCGCGCAGCCCGCCATCGATCCACTCCGCGAGCTTGGCCGCGACGCTGCTGTCGGCGACCAGCTTGCCGTCGGTGAGCTTGCCGGCGAACCAGTCGCGCAGCAGCTGTTCGAACTTGCCCAGCTCGAAGAAGTAATGCTCGGAGTCACGCAGGATCGGCGTGGCACCCGACATTACCGAGTAGGGGGTCAGCAGCTCGGTCGGCGCGTAGGTCGCGCCGCAGTTCTCGCAGTTGTCGCCGTACTGGTCGGGCGTGCCGCACACCGGGCAGGTGCCCTTGATGTAACGGTCCGGCAGGAACATGTCGCGCGTGGGGTCGTACAGCTGCTGGATGTCGCGCCGGGCGATGTAGCCGCCGTCGCGCAGCTTCAGGTAAATCGCAGTGGCGATTTCCTGGTTCTCGGGAGAATGCGTGGTGTGGTACTGGTCGTAGCTGAAGTGGAAATCGGTGAAGTCCGCTTCGTGGCTCGCGCGGATGCCGTCGATGTATTCCTCGGCGGATTTCCCGACCTTCTCGGCGGCGAGCATGATCGGCGTGCCGTGGGCGTCTTCACCCGCGACGTACCAGACCTCGTTGCCCTGCATGCGCTGCGCCCGGGCCCAGATGTCGGCTTCGATATAGCCCAGCATATGGCCAAGATGGAGCGGGCCATTGGCGTAGGGGAGGGCGTTGGTAACGAGGATGCGGCGGGCCATGGTCAGCACGGTCGGCGGTAGGACCGGCGATTATGGCATGGCGGTGAGTCGCCCGCTTTCGCGGACGACTCGTGGCATTACTCGGCGCGGAGCCATTCCTGGCTGCGGCCGATCAGCGAAAAGCCGATATAGCCGTGGACGTCGAGCTTCTTGCCGCCGTCGACCAGTTTCAGGGTCACCTTGTAGATCTTGCCCTTGGCCGGGTCGAGGATCTGGCCGCCGGACCACTCGTCGTCGTCCTTCTTCAGGCCCCACATGATGGTCATGCCTTCGATGGGCTTGTTCTTGCGCTCACCGTCGCACTCGTCACAGACCGGGTGCGGACCCTTGTCGGACTTCAGCACCTCGAGCACCTTGCCCTCGAGCAAGCCGTTGTGTTCGGTGATCTCCACGATGGACTTCACTTCGTGGGTCTTGTCGTCGATGGTCTTCCACTTGCCCACCGGCGTATCGGTGGCCGCGAAGGCGGGAACGGCGGCCAGGGCGAAGGCGAGGGCGGTGGCGGTGCGGATCAGGTGCTTCATGGACTGGTTGACTCCCCATACGGTCAGGTACGGCCCGAGCCTGACGAAACCGGCATCCGCACGTCAAGCTGCAACGCGCCACCCGGCGCGCGCCCATGCGGGGGTGGGGGTGTCATAATTGGCCATCTTAAGGATCTCCTCATCCCCATGTCCCAGCCCACCGAAACCCTCGTACGCGGCGTGCTCGACCGCGTCGTCGATCCCCATTCCGGCCAGCCGCTGGGCGCCTCCGTGCGCGCCGTGGGCGTGGACGGCGACCGTGTGTCGGTCGATATCCAGCTCGGCTACCCGGCCGAAGGCTACGTGGCCCAGGCCGCGGCCGACGCGAAGGCCGCCCTCGAAGCCGAGCCGGGCATCGCCGCGGCTGCCGTCTCGGTGACCTGGCGCGTGCATGCGCACAAGGTCCAGGGCCAGCTGGCGCCGATGCCGGGGGTGAAGAACATCATCGCCGTGGCCTCGGGCAAGGGCGGCGTGGGCAAGTCCACGGTGTCGGTGAACCTGGCCCTGGCGCTGGTCGCCGAGGGCGCCAGGGTAGGCATCCTGGATGCCGACATCTACGGTCCCAGCCAGCCGCGCATGCTCGGCCTCACCGGCAAGCCGGTGTCGCCCGACGGCAAGAGCATCGAGCCCATGCGCGCCCACGGCCTGCAGGCCATGTCCATCGGCGTGCTGATCGAGGAAGACACCCCGATGATCTGGCGCGGTCCGATGGTCACCCAGGCCCTGATGCAGCTACTCAACGACACCCGCTGGGAAGAGCTCGATTACCTGATCATCGACCTGCCGCCGGGCACGGGCGACATCCAGCTGACCCTGTCGCAGAAGGTGCCGGTCTCCGGCGCGGTGATCGTCACCACGCCGCAGGACATCGCCTTGCTGGACGCCCGCAAGGCCTTGGGCATGTTCCGCAAGGTGGAAGTGCCGGTGCTGGGCGTGATCGAGAACATGGCCACCCACGTCTGCACGAACTGCGGCCACGAGGAGCACATCTTCGGCCACGGCGGCGGTGCGCGCATGGCCGAAGAGGCCGGGATCGCCTTCCTGGGCGAGCTGCCGCTGGATATCCGCATCCGCCAGCAGGCCGACGAGGGCAAGCCCACCGTGGCCGCCATCCCGGATTCCGACCTGGCCCAGCGCTATCGGGCCATCGCCCGTTCCACGGCCGCGAAGCTGTCGCTGCAGGCCCGGAACAAGGCCATCACGTTCCCGAAGATCGTTATCCAGAACACCTGATTGGTGGCGTGTTCGCCGCCGTTCCGATACCTTTCCCGCTTCAGCGAGGGAGACCGTTAGTGAGCATCAAGTCCGACAAGTGGATCCGCCGCATGGCCGAGCAGCACGGCATGATCGAGCCGTACGAACCCGGCCAGGTCAGGGAGCGCGACGGCCACCGCCTCGTGTCGTATGGCACGTCCAGCTATGGCTACGACGTTCGCTGCGCCGACGAGTTCAAGGTGTTCACCAACATCAACTCCACCATCGTCGACCCCAAGGCCTTCGACAAGGGCAGCTTCGTCGACATCAAGTCGGACGTCTGCATCATCCCGCCCAATTCGTTCGCGCTGGCCCGCACCGTTGAGTACTTCCGCATCCCGCGCAACGTGCTCACCATCTGCCTGGGCAAGAGCACCTACGCGCGCTGCGGCATCATCGTGAACGTCACCCCGCTCGAGCCCGAGTGGGAAGGCCATGTCACGCTGGAATTTTCGAACACCACGCCGCTGCCCGCGAAAATCTACGCCAACGAAGGCGTGGCGCAGATGCTGTTCCTGGAGTCCGACGAGGTCTGCGAAGTGTCCTACGCCGACCGGGGTGGCAAGTACCAGGGCCAGCGTGGCGTGACCCTGCCGAGCACCTGAACGCTTTTTCGTGTCGCATCCGCGCCCGACACGACGGCGCGGTAGACTTTCCTTTTCCGCCGTTCCACCGATCCACGGAGACACGCATGATCCGAGTTCCCACCCTGATGGCCCGCGCCGCCGCGGCGATCCTCCTCGCCAGCATGCTGGTGCTTGCCGGCTGCCATCGTGGCTCCTCGAAGACGGACCACGTCAGCACCGCGCAGGGCCAGTTCGACTACACGATCGAGGCCTACAAGAGCGGCCAGTTCAAGGTCGACGGTGCCGTGCTGTCGGCATCCGACACCGGTAGCCACTTCGCCTACATGAAGGACCAGGGCAAGCTGCCGAAGACGGTGCTGCTGCTGCCCAGCGACGACTCCAAGATCCGCGACAACCACCTGGGCTTCATGGCCCGCATGGCGCTGGATTACGGCTTCGCCGTGTACTACGACAAGAAGGGCGAACTCGTCCGCCTGAACGCCGTCGAAAGCGAAGCCCGCCAGCTGGAAGACACCCCGCACAAGGCCGACCTGCCCGACCGCATGAAGGGCAAGGACGCGTCCAGCGGCGCCTACGACCCGCAGACGCAGCAGTAAGCGAAAAGGCCGGCGCAAGCCGGCCTTTTTCATTTCAGTCGATGTGCAGGGCCGCCTTCAACGTCGCGGCCACGCGATCGATATCCTCATAGGCCCCGGCCTTTCCGGACCCCCACACCGGCCCCGGCCACGCCGCATCGCCCTCGACGCGCGCCACCACGTGCACGTGCAGCTGGCGGACGATGTTCCCCAGCGCACCGATATTGAGCTTGTCGCAGGGCCCGGTCGCACGCAGCGCGGCGCCGGCGAGGTCGACCTCGCGCCACAGCGTGGCCCGGTCTGCCTCGGCCAGGTCGGCCACTTCGACCAGCCCCGCCTGGCGCGGTACCAGCACCAGCCAGGCAAACCGGCTATCGCGCATCAGCAATACGCGGCATAGCGGCAGGTCGCCGACGACGACCGTGTCGCCGGCAAGCCGTGGATCCAGTTCGAACGACGCGCTCACGCCAGTTCGCGGGCGAAGAAGGCGAGGGTGCGTTCCCAGGCGAGCGTCGCGCTGGGTTCGTCGTAGCTGCCGCGCACGTCGCAATTGAAGCCGTGGTCGGCCGGGTAGACCCAGGTGTCCATTTCCGGCTTGAGCTCGCGGTGCTTTTCCACCATCTCCGGCGGGATGGAGTGGTCGCGTTCGCCGAAGTGGAAGATCACGTTGGCCTTGGCCGGTTCGCTGAGGAACGGCACGTCGCGCGAGCCGTAGTAGCTGGACGAGGGCAGGGCCAGGCGCAGCGCGGCGAGCATGGCGACGGTGCCGCCCCAGCAGTAGCCGACGGTGCCGACCTTTACCTTGTAGGTGTCGGCGAGGTAGGCGGCGGCGATGCCGACGTCCTGCTGGGGGCGGAGCAGGCCGAGTTCGGCGACCTTTTTCACGCCCTTGGTCATGCCTTCCTGGTCGTAGCCGGTTTCGACGCCTTTCTCGACCGGGTCGAACAGGGCTGGGGCGAGGGCGACGTAGCCTTCGGCGGCGAAGCGGTCGGCGATGCTGCGGATGTGGGCGTTGACGCCGAAGATTTCCTGGATGACGACGATGGCGCCGCGCGGGGTGCCGGTGGGTTCGGCGAGGTAGGCGTCCATGCTTTCGTGCGGGCGGGAGGTGTCGAGGATCAGGGTGTGACCCATGGGGGAATCTCCGGATTGGTTGAGAGCGATCCCGCAAGCGTACCAAGCCAGACCGGTTGCCGCTTCGCGGCCGTGCCTCACGGCCTCCGGCCGAACCTCGGCCCTGTAGGAGCGCGCCTGCGCGCGATGTCGTCCCCGCGGCGCTCGAACGTGGCCGCAGGATAGCCCTCGGTGCCTACCCTCGCTGCTCAGACAGGTCCTCCGCGCTCGACAAGGGTGGCCGCAGCCGCGGCCCATGTACCTAATCAGCCTTCGGCTGCTCGCTTGTGCGGAACTCGCCTCGAGGGTAGGCACCGAGGGCTCTCCTCATCCTTGCCGCGAACGGGGTGTGACAGCCGCGGTATCGGCATCCCCGACGCAGCGGCAGCTCTCGTAGATACTCTCTTCCCGGTCAACCCTGCCTAAGGTGCTCTGGGCTAAAAAGCTTGGTGACGTCGAAGTTTTCGTTGTCGCGCAGGCAAGCCCAGAGCCCGGTGAGGTATTTGCGCATGACTGCCGCGAGGGCCTGGCGCTTGGCCTTTCCGCGACGAAGCAGCTGTTCGTAGAAGGCTTTGACCAAGGGGTCGTAGCGCACGGCAACCAGCGCAGGCATGTACATGCCTGCGCGCAGGTAGGTGTTTCCGCCCTTGCTTAGCCGCGGCCGTCCGTGGACGCTCGTGCCCGATTGGGTGTGACAAACGTCCAGGCCCGCATGGCGGCTGACCTGCGGCGCTTTCATAGTGCTGGGAAGCATGGCCAGTTCAGCGAGTACCGCCATCGCCGAGACCTCGGCGATGCCCGGGGCTGCGGTCATGTGGCGAAGCTGGGCTTGGCGCACCGGATCGGTGTCGATCTGCTGGCGCATCGCACCGCGCAGGCGTTCGATGCGCCGATCGAGGGTGGCGACGGCCTCGGTTTCGTCCTCGAGCAGCAGCACATGCGTGCCCTTCTTGGCAGTCAGGGCGTGCAGGCGGTTCTTCGCGCGGACCCGCTCCCCCAACAGCCGGTTCACCTGCCGTCCCAGGTCCCGCAGGGCCAGGTCCGCCTGCTCCGGTGCGATCCAGCGTGCCGGCTTGAGCGCCTCGCCATACTCGGCAAGCAACCCCGCATCGATCGTGTCGGTCTTGGTGCCCTTGAGCTTGAGCTGGGCGAACCGCTTGGCACTGCGCGGGTTGATGACCGAGACCGGCAATCCAGCCCGATCCAGCGCGATGGCCAGGTCCAGGTGATAGATCCCGGTCGCTTCCATCACCACCCAGGAAGGCCGTAAATCCAGAAGCTTCCTGGCCAGCCGTGCATGTCCTGCCGGGGTTTGCTCGAACTTCCCCAGCGCAACACCCTTGCCGTTGTCATACGAGGCCACGGCGCAGTCGCGCGCGCTGACGTCCAATCCGATCGACATGACCATCCCTTACATCCTCCGCGAGTTAGCGTGAGAATGGATCCGGCTCCCCGACCCCGCATTTTTTGCCCCTGCAACCTTGTATGCGAAGTCCCTCGCGGGCTTCTGGATACTCTCCGCAGTTGGCAATGGGGCGGGGGCCACTCTACAGGCGAAGTCAGGAACATCCTGCTTCAAGGAGCGCGCGGCCTCCCCGGAATCCTTCGCACACCCCCCGGATGGGAGGCACCGCCAAGATACAAGGAGCGCGCCTGCGCGCGAACAGCCGACGGAGCGGTTTAGCCGGAATGTTTGTAACTGACTCGCCGGAGCGTTCTGAACTTCAGTCGAAACGATGGTTTTGGCTTCACAGTCGAATGCTACCGAATCCGCGTTCGCGCGCAGGCGCGCTCCTACAAAGCCGTCGGGTCGCCAGGCAGGGCCACGGTGCGCCACTCCACCCGTCGCGGCAGGCGCGCTCCTGCAGACAAGGCTTGCGGCGGGCTGCAAGAACAGACCTTGGCGCCCACCCTCGAGGCGAGTTCCGCACAAGTGAGCGGCCGCAGGCCGATAGATGCATGGGCCGCGGCTGCGGCCACCCTTATCGAGCGCGGAGGACCTGTCTGAGCAGCGAGGGTGGGCGCCGAGGGCTGGTCCTGCGACCACGCCCGAGCGCCGCGGGTCCTGCGACCACGCCCGAGCGCCGCGGGTCCCGCGACCACGCCCGAGCGAGGAGGGGCTATAATGTTGGGTTTCCCCTCTCGGTACCCAGGCAATGGCTCAGGCCGCACAGACCCAGAAGATCGGATTCGTCAGCCTTGGCTGCCCGAAGGCGCTCGTCGATTCCGAACGCATCCTCACCCAGCTCAAGGTCGAGGGCTACGAAATCGTACCCAGCTACGACGCGGCCGACGCCGTGGTCGTCAACACCTGTGGTTTCATCGACTCGGCGGTGCAGGAGTCGCTCGATGCCATCGGCGAGGCGCTGCATGAGAACGGCAAGGTCATCGTCACCGGTTGCCTGGGCAAGCGTTCGGAGCTGATTCGCGATAGCTATCCGGAAGTGCTGTCGATCAGTGGCCCGGCGGACTATGCCTCGGTGATGAGCGCGGTGCACACGGCGCTGCCGCCGGCGCGTAACAAGTTCCTCGACCTGGTGCCGGATACCGGCATCAAGCTCACCCCGAAGCACTACGCGTACCTGAAGATTTCCGAGGGCTGCAACCATCGTTGCAGCTTCTGCATCATCCCGTCGATGCGTGGCGACCTCGTCAGCCGTCCGGTTGACCAGGTGCTGATGGAAGCGGAGAAGCTGGTCCGCGGTGGCGTGAAGGAATTGCTCGTCATCTCGCAGGACACCAGTGCCTACGGTGTCGACATGCGTTACGCCGAGCGTGAGTGGCGTGGCAAGTCGTACCGCACGCGCATGACCGAACTGTGCGAAGGGCTTTCCGAGCTTGGCGTGTGGACGCGCCTGCACTACGTGTACCCGTACCCGCACGTCGACGAAGTCATGCCGCTGATGGCGGAGGGCAAGATCCTTCCGTACCTCGACATCCCGTTCCAGCACGCCAGCCCGCGCCTGCTGAAGCTGATGAAGCGTCCGGGCAACGTGGACAAGACCCTCGAGCGCATCCAGAACTGGCGTCGCCAGGTGCCGGACCTGACCCTGCGCAGCACCTTCATCGTGGGCTTCCCGGGCGAGACCGACGCCGAGTTCAACGAGCTGCTCGACTTCCTGCGTGCCGCCGAACTCGATCGCGTGGGTGCGTTTGCCTACTCGCCGGTCGACGGTGCGAAGGCCAACGAGCTGCCGGGCCAGGTCGACGAAGAGCTCAAGGAAGATCGCCTGGAGCAGTTCATGGCGGTGCAGGCCGAGATTTCCGCGGCGAAGCTGCAGCGCAAGGTCGGTAAGACCGTGAAGGTGCTGGTCGATGAAATCGACGCCGATGGTGCGTGGGGCCGTTCCAGCGCGGATGCGCCGGAGATCGACGGTGCCGTGCGCATCGACGACGGCCAGCTGCTCAAGCCGGGCCAGTTCGTCGACGTGATCGTCGAAGAAGCCGACGCCCACGACCTCTACGGTCGCCTGGCGTAACGTCCATGCGGTACGTGGCGCCCACGCGCGACGCGTTCGATCGTCGCGTGCTCGCGGCGCCACCGTTGTCGCACTGGGGCGAGTTCTCAAGCTATATCGACGGTGATGCGTGGCCGGATGCGGCCGCGCTGAATGCGCTGTGGCCGGCCGATGCCGGCGTGCGCTTCGCCACCCAGGACAAGGCGTTGCTCGACGATGGTCTGCACTACGAAGAGCGCATCGCCCGTGGTGCCATCGCCACGCGTCCGGAGAACTGGCACGACCTGTTCAATGCGTTTGCCTGGTTGCGCTATCCGACCTTGAAGCGCGCGTTGAATGCGCGGCAGGTCGCGGAGATCGGACGGATGGGTCCGCGCGAGCGTTCGCGCGCGCAGTGTGCGCTGACCCACTTCGACGAAGCCGGCATCCTGGTCACGCTGCGCGATGCGGCGATGGTCGCGGCCTGGGATCGGCACGACTGGCATGCGCTGTTCTGGACACATCGCGAGGCCTGGCTACGTGGCGAGGCACGCGTTGAGATCTTTGGTCATGCCTTGCTGGAACACGCCCTTACGCCCGACAAGCTGCTGGTTGGCAAGGCGCTGGTGGTGCTCGACGAGGGCGATGGCGTCGGCGTTGACGTCGGCGTCGGTGGTGGTGGCACTGGTACTGGCAGTCGCGGGCACGCAGACATCGTGACGATATGCGCCGAGGCGATCGCGAGCGGCGCCATTCTCAACGACCCGCAGGAATTGCGTCCGCTACCCGTATCGGGCGTGCCGGGCTGGCACGAGGGCACCGGTGATGCCTCGTTCTATCTCAGCGCCCCGTGCTTCCAGCCGGTAAGGGAAGGGCGGGTTTACCCGCCCGCCCTGGTGGCTTGTCAGAGCAAGCCGTGATCGCGCACGTAGTCGCCTAGCAGGCTGTCGTGGTCGACGCCGAGCTTGCGCATCGCATCACGCTTCTGCCGGCTGATGGTCTTCACCGACTTGCCTTCGCGGTCGGCGATCTGCTGGAGCGACATACCGGCGACGAAGGCCTTGATGACTTCCTTCTCACGCGGCGACAGCGGTGCGCCCGGCATCGCGACGGAGTTGTCGTCGGCTTCGTTGAGAATATCCAGCAGGGTTTCGCTGAGATAAGTCTCACCGTCGCGCACCGCTTTCGCGGCGACCGCCAGTTCGTCCATCGGCGCGCGTTTGTCGACGATGCCGCGTGCCCCGCGGGCCAACATCGACTGTAGGGCCGCGGGCCGGTTGATCATCGTGAGGACGATGACGGCGAGGTGCGGATATTTCTCAGCAATGGTGTCGAGCAGGGCGAATCCGTCGTCCTGTCGATCGCTCGGCATGAGAAAATCCGTAATCACCACGTCGCAGGGACGGTCCGCCAGCATGGCGAGCAGTTCGTCCGCGGCTTTCGCCTCACCCACGACATCGATGTGTGCGTTACGCAGCGCGAGGGCGCCGCCTACGAGCACCAGTGGATGATCGTCTGCCAGAATCACGTTCAGTGGCATGCCTTGTGTTCTCCTTCGTTCTGAGCGACGCCCGTGCGTTTCGATCCGATTATGCCCATGATGGTTCCCCCGACGAAGCCCGCCTGTGACCCGATACCTGCTTCCGTTAATCCTTCTCTTCCTGTCGGCGTTCGCCTACGCCACGCCGGAGACGCCTTTGGGCAAGGAAGACGAGGCCTGGCTTCGGCACCATCCGGTCCTGACAGTGGGAGCCTACCGCGAAGGCTACCCGCCGTTCGAAGAGGTCCGTGACGGCGAACTGGAGGGCCTGGGCCCGGATTACCTGCGCCAGATCGCCGGCGAGCTGGGCCTCACCCTGCAAACCCGGGTGTTCGACACCTGGCCGCAGCTGCTGGCGGCCCTGTCCCGGGGCGAGATCGACGTCGCCACCAGCGTGACCCCGCTGGAGCAGGGGATGCCGGGCATCCGCGTGGGCGCGACCTACTTCGAATCGCTCCCCGCGCTGGTCCAGCGGATCGACACACCGATCATCCATCGCCCGGGTGAGCTGGCCGGCAAGCGCCTGGCCGTGCATGCCGGCTATTTCGACACCGTGGCCCTGCGCCGGGAGCTTCCGAAGACCACCCTGGTCGAGGTCGCTTCCACCGCCGACGCGCTGCAGCGCGTCCGCACGGGCGATGCCGCGGCTTACATCGACAATCCGTATTCCGCCCGCGAGTTCGTCGGCCGGCTGGGCGAGGAGCACGCCCTGCGCGTCGGCGACCCGCTGGCCCTGCCGATCAGCGCGCTGGCCTTCGCCGTGCCGGCCAGCGAGGCGCCGCTGGGCCGGGCGATCGACCACGCCCTGGGCGAGCTCACCGCCGCCGACCACGGCCGCCTGCGTGCGCCCTGGGTGGGCCGGGACATCGCCCCGCGGCCGCGCCAGTTCGCCATTCCCATCAGCGAGCGCGAAAAAGCCTGGCTGCGTGGCCTGCCGCCCCTGCGCCTCGGGGTCGACCCCAGCTACGCGCCTTTCAGCCTGATCACCGAGAAGGGCCAGGCCGAAGGGCTCGCCCTGGATTACGTCCGCGAGATTGCCGCCGAGCTCGGCCTGCGGGTGACCCAGGTGCCCAGCGCCAACTGGACCGGCACCGTGGAAGACGTGAAGCGCGGCGACGTCGAC
This window harbors:
- a CDS encoding IS110 family transposase translates to MSIGLDVSARDCAVASYDNGKGVALGKFEQTPAGHARLARKLLDLRPSWVVMEATGIYHLDLAIALDRAGLPVSVINPRSAKRFAQLKLKGTKTDTIDAGLLAEYGEALKPARWIAPEQADLALRDLGRQVNRLLGERVRAKNRLHALTAKKGTHVLLLEDETEAVATLDRRIERLRGAMRQQIDTDPVRQAQLRHMTAAPGIAEVSAMAVLAELAMLPSTMKAPQVSRHAGLDVCHTQSGTSVHGRPRLSKGGNTYLRAGMYMPALVAVRYDPLVKAFYEQLLRRGKAKRQALAAVMRKYLTGLWACLRDNENFDVTKLFSPEHLRQG
- a CDS encoding response regulator, with translation MPLNVILADDHPLVLVGGALALRNAHIDVVGEAKAADELLAMLADRPCDVVITDFLMPSDRQDDGFALLDTIAEKYPHLAVIVLTMINRPAALQSMLARGARGIVDKRAPMDELAVAAKAVRDGETYLSETLLDILNEADDNSVAMPGAPLSPREKEVIKAFVAGMSLQQIADREGKSVKTISRQKRDAMRKLGVDHDSLLGDYVRDHGLL
- a CDS encoding dienelactone hydrolase family protein, translating into MGHTLILDTSRPHESMDAYLAEPTGTPRGAIVVIQEIFGVNAHIRSIADRFAAEGYVALAPALFDPVEKGVETGYDQEGMTKGVKKVAELGLLRPQQDVGIAAAYLADTYKVKVGTVGYCWGGTVAMLAALRLALPSSSYYGSRDVPFLSEPAKANVIFHFGERDHSIPPEMVEKHRELKPEMDTWVYPADHGFNCDVRGSYDEPSATLAWERTLAFFARELA
- the rimO gene encoding 30S ribosomal protein S12 methylthiotransferase RimO, producing MAQAAQTQKIGFVSLGCPKALVDSERILTQLKVEGYEIVPSYDAADAVVVNTCGFIDSAVQESLDAIGEALHENGKVIVTGCLGKRSELIRDSYPEVLSISGPADYASVMSAVHTALPPARNKFLDLVPDTGIKLTPKHYAYLKISEGCNHRCSFCIIPSMRGDLVSRPVDQVLMEAEKLVRGGVKELLVISQDTSAYGVDMRYAEREWRGKSYRTRMTELCEGLSELGVWTRLHYVYPYPHVDEVMPLMAEGKILPYLDIPFQHASPRLLKLMKRPGNVDKTLERIQNWRRQVPDLTLRSTFIVGFPGETDAEFNELLDFLRAAELDRVGAFAYSPVDGAKANELPGQVDEELKEDRLEQFMAVQAEISAAKLQRKVGKTVKVLVDEIDADGAWGRSSADAPEIDGAVRIDDGQLLKPGQFVDVIVEEADAHDLYGRLA
- a CDS encoding DUF3025 domain-containing protein produces the protein MRYVAPTRDAFDRRVLAAPPLSHWGEFSSYIDGDAWPDAAALNALWPADAGVRFATQDKALLDDGLHYEERIARGAIATRPENWHDLFNAFAWLRYPTLKRALNARQVAEIGRMGPRERSRAQCALTHFDEAGILVTLRDAAMVAAWDRHDWHALFWTHREAWLRGEARVEIFGHALLEHALTPDKLLVGKALVVLDEGDGVGVDVGVGGGGTGTGSRGHADIVTICAEAIASGAILNDPQELRPLPVSGVPGWHEGTGDASFYLSAPCFQPVREGRVYPPALVACQSKP